A window of Maioricimonas rarisocia genomic DNA:
GATGGAGACTGGCCGAAAGCACATCACCAGCGACGAAGGCTGCACACGTATAGTGATGCTGCATGTACGCGAAGAACAGCGCCGGTACGCCGAAGACGACCAGCTCCATCACTCGCAACTGACGAAAGCGTCGCGCCCGTCCGGGAACGGACAACCAGGCCGCACAGGCTCCGATGAAGATCGTAATCGCAATGTGCGGGCCGATCAGTCCCGGCTTGCGTGCTTCGATGGCTGCCGGATTCAGCAGATTCTGAAGAAGATACGCTCCGAAGCCGGCCAGCAGAATCAGCGTTGCCAGTCGCAGGCGACTCTGGAGCAGTCGCGCAAGCTGCTGCTGAAACGGATCGGTCGCCTTCGATGTCAGACCGTGATGCGGACAGAACCCCAGTCCCCACGCTGCCGCGGCGGCGACGCCGGACGCCGGGGTCGAAACTGGAGTCGCCTCGCCGGAAGAAGACATGCGCTTTCCCATGGGGGGAGTGACAGTCGACAACGCCTGAATTCTCCGATTCTACCCGCCTCATCGGCTCTGGAGAACCGCCGGACACCCGAACATACTCTCGCAGCGGTGGCGAGGTTTCGGGATCCGGGCCGGCGAAGAGGTCCTGCGGCGGCTGGTCGAAAGCCCGTCAACAAAGAGACAGGGCCCGCCAGGATCCAGTCGTCTGAACGCTCATCCGGGCAGATCGGATCACTTGCGCAGGTCAGTTTACAGCATCCCGCCCCGATTCGTCCCGCCGCATCACGTCCGGGCGACAAACAGCGCCGCGCACCCGGTGGTTTGGATCTCGACGTTCGAGAAGCGGGACTCGAGCGCGGTTCGCAGGCCGTCCAGACTGTCCGCCTGATTCGTGAAAATCTGCTTGCGGTTGTAGGCCGACATCAGGTATCGCGCCGCGACGCCACGGCGGACACCTTCTGACAGCAGCGTCGCACCGAACAGGCAGCCGCCCGAAGCCAGCAGCGGCTTGAGGTGATCGAACACGCACGCCTTCTCTTCGATCGTTCCCGGCAGGCAGTGCAGCAGATACATCAGTCCGATCGAATCGAACCGGCCCAGGTCATCCGGCACCGGTTCGAGAACATCACAGTGGACCGTCGTCGGCCCATATCGGCGAATTCGCTCGGCGGCGGCCTCCAGACAGTCCTCGTTGAGGTCCATCAGGACGATTTCCGGCTGCTCGACGGGAAACCGGCACCGATCAAGAAAGTACCCGGTCCCCACACCGACATCGAGGTGCCGGCCGCTCGCACACCGATCGTAAAGCTCCACCAGCTTTGGCGTTGGACACCGCCAGATCCACGGATTCGACACGCCGTGGACCAGCAGATCGTAAATGCGGAGAACACGCGGGGTGTAGACGGCCTGCCCTGCCTCGGCCCCGGAGATTGCCCGCTGTCCACTCATCGGCTCGACCCTGCTCAACCCGGCCGGGGAGCGCTGCGGCCGGTCGTTGTGTGTTACGCAGAGAGTACAGAGTCGCACCGACGTCGGATAGACTCAAGGCTCCTCTTCTGAACGCACCCGATGCTCCTCGAGCGCCCGAGGTTTGTGATGCCGAAATACGTCCTGTCTCTCGACCAGGGAACCACGTCCAGCCGTGCCATCGTCTTCAATACCGCCGGCCGGACGGTAGCGAAAGCCCAGCAGGAATTCCCTCAGATCTACCCCCGCCCCGGCGAAGTCGAGCACGATCCCGAGGCAATCTGGGAATCACAGCTGGCGACCGCCCGGCAGGCCCTCAAGGCGGGCGGCCTGGCCCCCTCGGAAGTCGCCGCCATTGGCATTGCCAACCAGCGGGAGACGACCCTCATCTGGGACCGACAGACCGGCCGCCCCGTCTCGAACGCCATTGTCTGGCA
This region includes:
- a CDS encoding class I SAM-dependent methyltransferase, with product MSGQRAISGAEAGQAVYTPRVLRIYDLLVHGVSNPWIWRCPTPKLVELYDRCASGRHLDVGVGTGYFLDRCRFPVEQPEIVLMDLNEDCLEAAAERIRRYGPTTVHCDVLEPVPDDLGRFDSIGLMYLLHCLPGTIEEKACVFDHLKPLLASGGCLFGATLLSEGVRRGVAARYLMSAYNRKQIFTNQADSLDGLRTALESRFSNVEIQTTGCAALFVART